The stretch of DNA AGAATGACagggagaaaataaagagagagaagcgTTGAATAAGACGGAGAGAATAAAGCAGGTGCAACATGTGAGGGGCGGGGGAGTCTTCCCGCACAGTAACGAGACTCTAATATATGAATAATCCATCTACATATTTACACTCTATATTTGAGGTTGGATTTGGGCccacaggagagaaaaaaaaaatcaatttgatCTTTAAATATCtgcagagacgcacacacaagcCCGGGCCTTCAAAGATGTCCAGTAATAAGGAGCTCTGTGAAGACACGCCTGTTACAATTGAGGTTAATTACCATAAAACACTAAGTTAGTTTGCAAAAACCCCAAAGTCCCagtgaggggggaaaaaaacgatGGATTCTTTACCGGCTCCGTCGCAACGGATTCAGCGACAgagataaatacaaaaaaagagtaacaatgtggggggagagagagtcagTAACAACCCCCCCAACAGAAGTTCGTCTCCACTCTAAGTGCGAAGTCACTTGGGGTCGCTGGCCAGCCTCGGCATGGGGACCGGCATGCTGGTCACATGCGGAGGCGGGACTTGGCACATGCTGCACGGGCAGGGCATCCCGGTGCCAACGCCCCAGTGCTGGAAACTGCTGCCCAGCGGCCCCGCGCCGGCTCCGGGCGCTTTGAGGAGTCCGTGGTGGGCTCTGACCGAGGTCACGGCGGAGATGCCGGGCGCGGACAGGGACGCGGAGGAGACGGCCGGGGGAAGGAGCGGGTGGTGCACCACCGGGTGCGAGGCGTGGGAAACCACCGGGTGTCCCGGCACGGGTCCCGCGTGTGTCATAGTCCCGCAGGCCGCCGGGTGGAAGCCGCCGTGGTGACCGCCGCTGCCGTAGATCTCGCTCACCAGCCGCTTCATCTCCTCCAGCGAGTTGCTCAGCATCAGGATGTAGTTTCTAGCCAGCAGCAGGGTGGCGATTTTGGAGAGCTTGCGCACCGACGGTCCGTGCGCGTAGGGCATGACCTCCCGGAGCCCGTCCATGGCCACGTTGAGGTCgtgcatcctcttcctctcgcgGCTGTTGATCTTGAGGCGAATGGTCTGCAGCTCGTTCTCCGACAGCAGCTTGTGGTCCTTCTTGGACAGCCGGAGGGCGAGGgactcctcgtcttcctcggaGAGGCCGTGCAGGCCGTGCAGGCTGGCGAGCTCTGATAGATGGTCGCTCTGCGTGGAGGACACGGCGCTGGAGAAGCCGTGCACCGACTTCTTGAGGGTGGCGAGGAAGATGTCGTCCACCTCCGGAGATGAGGGTCTGCTCGACACGCGGCTCGTATCTGAGTCCATGGTCTGTGTCCAGCACGGTGAGCTGAAGAGAGAAAGCCCGTGTCGTTAATGTAATGAACCGCAACTATCCCCTTGTCATGCCAGCAGCACAGAAGGCAACACGAACCGTTTGGAGGTCACAGCTTATTGAGATGTAATCCGTTTAATTCAAAACTATAAAGTAGGACTACGGAAACAAAACCATACGTTTTGATTAATTGGCATAGCTTTTCTAtgccaattaattaattattatattttttaaactagtagaaaatacatttatttcaaacTTGCTTcacttaaaacaaaaatatgtgtattgatatttGATCACCACattagaaatacaaaaaaaaaaaaagttaagtaGAAGGAGATACAGAAATATTATCATCATAATatctacaaataaataaataatagtaataaaacaCGTACCAAGAGTGTTTTCCAAGCGCGAAGGGTGAGAAAACCTATCAACGTCAAATCCACTTGTTACTCCGAAATCGCATCTGACAGCCCATTTGGCACGCTGCGCGCGACCGCGGGGTTATATAGCCGGGGATGGAGCCGCTCAGAGGCCGGGTCACCAGGACAACGCAGTGGCTGTCCGGCGACCAATCAGCTGcgtgcagggaggaggagaatgaggaggaggaggaggagtgtggggggtgagagagaaggGAGACGGAGGGTCCTCCAGCCTGATGTAATTATACCAACACACAGCATTAAGTGAAATCAGACACACTCCCTCCTACATATGGCTCCTTCTTGTAAAATGCTGGCCCGCGTGCGGATGGATTTTATTGTAATAACACAGATGATAAGCCacgtttctttgtttgttttgtgcccCTCTTAGAAGTGAATATTAATGTGCCTGTATTATCTAGTGTCCGGAAACAAGTAATAGAAAAAtaaactcacaccaaaacattttacatgaattggatttaattagttttatatTGAAACTGTGACTAAAAACACTTTAGTcgaattttttttcccctctgtaTTTGATATCCAATTTCCCTTTAATCGACACAATATGTTCGTCATTATTTTTGATCGAACATTCGTTcctcagctcttttttttattaattgttttctaATCCAACCCTCCCTCCCGTGAGCATCCTCCTGGACCACACCACCACGCCGCCCCTCCGACACGAACAGTAATAACGGGGTCGAAGCCTAATAAGCAGCAATATGTTCCCCGCTCGCAGCTTTGCTGTTAATGTGCTGTTTTTCCGTTGTTACCGGCTGTCGGCCAGCAGCTGCCGTTAAAGTGCATCTTTAACGTTAATTAATGAAGTGTGCAAAATTGTTTCTAACGGTTATGATCCGTAACGTTTCAATTAGTCCGCAGTGAGCGATAGCGGTGTGGCCTGCTGCTGGCGGCCGGGCGGCCTCCGGCAGACATAAGGGCCCAAACCGGTGATTTGCCCTCGGCCGTAACTCAAAGTGACAGCGGCTTTGTCCCCCAATAGCACGGGGCTGTGCAGTCAGACGCCATCAGCGCTAATTGCCTCCACACGTTTATCTGTTTTTGTCCGGTCTGTGTTGGAATAttgatcaaaaataaaaatgtaaaacatataaataaattagaatTACGCTGGGTTCTTGTCTATGTATATGCATTTGAAgcgtgtttttgttgttgtttttttaattctaatAATTAAAGACAATGTCCgatattctttattttgaaaataaaaattaatatAAAGCCATACATATAAATTATATTGCCCGTGTGGCCTAACACAAATttgtatttaagttgtttttataCACGTTTATGCCTATAATTACAGTTTTGttttatgcaaatgtttaaagttaaattgaaatgtcaaatatgtctgtccgtgtgtgtctgtggtcagTTACGGTCCTGGTCTCGCGCATTGATTTGAGAATACATGCTGGTTGAACAGTTGACCGGAACTAATGCTCGAGGGCGGTCTCGTGTGATTTCAACGGTCACCTGCCAGCCAATCACAAGCGAATATCTTTCCGTAACCGTGATTCAGGTTTCACGTCAGTCCGTGTAATGATGTCACAAAATCAAGGTCgttaacacactcacacacactacaacgccacccccccccccccccccccctccctccctttttaatttcattttttattttctcactgtTCTGATCTGCCTGTTAACTCATATTATGGTAATGAGGGCGGTGTATCTGGCGTTTCAAATCAGGAGGTTTGTATCTGTGCCACCTCTTGCTTCATTAGACATTCccacactctcacacagaccAGCGGGCTGGCTCTCCTCTTCATGGCTCCTTTCCACAGGCATCttgttgtgtcattattttgtcTTAAGTTTGTTCCACGATTGACACCTGTCAGGAATTATGGAGGTCTTGTGTTATGTGAACCCTCACATGGGGTttcagaaatatatattcatctcCTGATCTTAAACcatgtgatttaaaaataaagacttACGCAACCTTTTAATGGCACAAGGCCATATTAGGGTCCCAAACCAAGGTTGAGAAACTCCAGGTGAAATGACCATAAATATAAATCATGCAGACCTACATTTACCCATGTATTACTGTGACACATGGACTTTAgaaggctatatatatatatatatatatatatatatatatatatatatatatatatatatcaaaggGGGAATTTTCTCAAATTTCCAGAAAACTAATATTCTAATGCCAAAATGCTGTAAGTTTAAGGTCAGATGTTAAAAGTAAGAGATGGATGTCCttgtccttttatttttcttataataGCTGATGTGTGTCACACTGCAAGGAGTTTGCAGTAAATCACATCCTCTGGacataaacaatcaaataaaatgagGAGGGAATATTAGAGAGCTTTCAGTTACATATCGTGCAAAATCAGTGTGTTATTTGTTGCAGGCCAGTCAATTTCCAGCCTAAAATGAATTTTTATAGTggtattatataaaaaataaagacaattacACCCATGTGTTAGTGAATGGCACTGTGAGCATCAGCCTGCTGCTTTAACAGCCGTCATTCTTCTGCTTCCAGGCTTTCCTCCACGCTCTGAAACCACGGCTGCAGGGATCTCCCATTCAACAAGAGACCATTGGTGTCGGGTGACAAGGTTCTGGCTCCCAGTGCAGACCAGACAAGTTCCTCCACAGCGGACTGGGAGAACCGTTTTCTTACCAGACCTGACTCGGCATTGCTGGGGTTGAAAGAGGAAAGAGCCAAACACAAGCAGTTTGAAGCATTGGCGTGGAAAATATTGTGTACTGTCATATTAGAGTTTGATTGGAGCTATAACCAAAATgggcagagaagaaaaaaaaacagccctaAACCAGGAGTGTTTTTAACATTTCTAGTTCCCCTCCAACTTTGATTCTCAACTCCAACTGCACTCCTCACCATcatctgcctctctccctctctccctctctccctctgccttccTGTCCATCAGTCTGGGTGGCGGTAGGCCCGGTGCCGTGGTGAATACCAATAGTGAGGAGGAGCATATGTGAGCCATACTTAATCCTGCTAATCTgcctccaaaataaaaaaaaaagaaagggaacaaaaaaaaaaagcagaaaagagtGGAGGGTGGAAAAAACACGAGAGAaggtttctctttctgtctgaggAGCTGACCGGCTGAGGCCAAATGAACTGAAAGACATGAATAATGTCCtggctctccctctccatcccatTCTCTGCCAAATCTTGGAACCAAATGAAGCAAAATTCTCGCTTTTGTTGAAATCTGTGGCGAGGAACGTGAGACGCCGCCTGCCACCACCACTgctgttactgtgtgtgtgtgtgtgtgtgtgtgtgtgtgtgtgtgtgtgtgtgtgtgtgtgtgtcacatgcgGCTCTCCCGCAGAAGTTCTTCACTGTACATTAAATGGCGAAGTTAAGTGCCAGCACAGGAAGTTTGAAgaagagcaacaacaacaacaacaaacatattATAGCAGGCAAAATGTTTCccacaaaacatattttgtaaACTGTTTGAATGTTGCGACGTCAaaatgctttttgttgttgttaagtcCACAAATTCAAATGACTCAGATTCCAAGTTGAAATACAGGAGGAGACCCAAAGGAGCCGTACAGTATGAGGAGGAAAGGTCCTCAAGAGAAGAAACATTCAGCTCTGTTCTGTTTATTTCTTCATCGAGCGAACAACACGACCAACTGGATTGAGGTCATGTGACTTGGCCGGCGAGCTTTGCTCATACGAGCGTCCCGAGTCAGATCAGATTGACTAAAAGGCCCTAAAGCTGCCATTTGAGGGAGAACGTGCCCTGCTCGAGTCACAAAGATGTCACCCAAAAGTCAAACAGACTTCAAAAAAGAAGTCAGCAGACAAAATGAGTCTCGCAGTGTCAGAAGATTTAGTAGAGATACTGAAACAATAAGAATATCTTTATAAATAAAAGGAGGGACAGGTTGACTTAAAGGAAAATTGTTGAATGCCACAAATCCTGTTAAATCCCTCGTGCATGTTCCTCGGAATAGCTTTAAGTACAGCAATGCTTTGAGTTAAACCTTCAGCATGTTAACATGATGCTAGCAGGTATAATGTCCACCATGTTCATCATCATGGTGCTAGAGGGAATGTTAAAGGATCAGCTGTTACAATCCATCATACAACATCTTCTGGCATTTCACCCAACACCGCAAACAtgaacctcatggtggcgctagaggaagaGTCTTAGGTTCCCCGAAGTAAGCATTTATCATAGGAGGCCCATCAGTGTCTGCATGACATTTCACAAGCATCCATCCAATAATTGTTGAGGTGATTCAGTCTGGACTAAAGTTGTTGGCGGTTGAGATCATTCTTAAAATGTCCTTTCGATATAAAAGTTAGTTACAGCTTTACCAAACCAGAGGATGTTGAAACATCAGGGATGTCCTGAGTAACAACCTGGAGGCTGATCCTCTACCCCTGCGGATCTGTACAGGTGCACGTGGAGTGAAGAGGTCTTAATGTCGGCCGGCAGCCAACCACCTGACACATGATGTGGATCCTCCCGGCTACGGATCGAGGGAGTCTTCATGCCTCTGTGCCTAAAGGGGCTGGACAGTGTTAGGTTATGCTGGCCTGGGGCTTTATCTCTACAACAGCTATTAGGAGGTAATTAAGTCCTAACACTGCAGAGCCTCCCATGGTTACTATAACATAACTGCAAATGGGAAGCTTACAAGCTCCTTTAGACGGCATGACAAATTGAATGGAACTCATTGGGCTTCGGCTATTATTCCAGCGGCCCCATCTGGCTGGGAAAAGATAAAGGGGATTTGCTGGAGGTTGTGAGGGGTTGAGCCTCCATgctcgatgtgtgtgtgagggataaGAAacgagagaagggggagggaggggcgggagggcggtgggtggggggggggtgttcctGGACCAGAGTAGGGAGTGTTTTGAGGGTTCcagggggattttttttcttcttctcctctttggTCTGAGCTTCAATTCAACAGGCAGCCTGAGATTTGCTTTGGCCAAATGTTACAAATGTTTCGACAACCTGGTCTCTGATCCTCGGGGGTCACCCAGGAGGGCACGGGGGGTACAACGGCTTTACGCCCAGAGATTTAACAAAGCAGCATGGGGATGAATATATTCACACTTGTATTCACTCCCCGCGCCTCCAGATGCTTGTTTTAGGGAGACGGAGGAGTAGACGGAGCAGCACGTTACCCAAAGCAGGCCAGCTGGCAGTTTGTGTCTCAGTACGTCCGTGACCGAACTTGTGTGGACAAAAAAAGTGTCACGTTCTCTGGAGTGATGCTGTCGATTGTCAACGGGGGTAATGATGGTGAAATTATTTTAAGGCTGTTAAAAGTGTCTTAAGGATGTTTAGAAAGTTCTGGAATTCATTTAGACTGTGAAATTGGCCCCCTACCCTCCTATTGATTAAATATAATTGAAACAATCAAATCACTTAGTAATctacacacactttcttttccaATCTACAAGTTTTGGTCAATCCTGAGTGGGAACCATTGTGCATCTATGTGAATGGTCTAATCCCGCCCAAGCGTCTGATTTATCATCTGATTTGGTTATTTCGGGGCATTTTTGTGTCACAAAATAATCAGTTCAGACCTCATAGATGAAAGTGAGATGCGAGGAGCCACATTTGATTCACATTGTGTTGTACTGACAGGTGTTTTGGGTATTTTGTCCAGCCCATTTACATCATCGTGAGTAGGCTAACTGAAACACTTCTCTTTTTAATGCAATACACTTCAACAGCAGCACAAACTGCATCCACCAACATTaagttgaatcaacacctctCTAAAACAgttctgacaacaacaacaatctttATGACATTATGACTGCATTAGTTTTATAAACCAAGTGTGTATCTTTGTCTGATTACTCTTGAATTATATAATTACATGTCGGATGAAGGTCCATCGCTACCGGCATTTTAAGGTTGCTTTAATAGCTCGCGGCCCACACTGAAGCAATATTTAATCGGCCTTCTTCCTCCCATTTCGCTTGGCACAGAACGAAATAGCTTTAGCGCCACCATCTGGTGTGCAGTGGGGTTGAATGGACACATTGAATTCAGGATTTAAAAAAGTCTGCTCTGTCACCTCCAACTGTCTCTGAACCCTGGCggcaataaatacaattaagggttagggttaagaaTGTGTAACCTTGTTGGATTGGAAACCATCTTTGAAGGGAGGGAGCCATGTTGAACCGTTTAGTTGTACACTCTGCTGTGCATTGTAACTGGATTATATTTTACAACAGGacaatcttctttttgttttttatgactGAAATAACCAAATACGAGGAGTCTAATCCATGTTTGACTAGCACTGGCAGTCTATGAGGGTCGGGTTGTGTCTTGTGGAGAGAACTGTATGTGATAAGCGGCTATAAATCTCTAATCCCAAATCTATGAGCGTCATTTTCAAACATCTCCGCACTGGAGAGCTTCGCTGAAAAGTTCTCCAAAGGTGAAGCATGCTGTCTTTGTGTGGATGGACGtcggaaaaacaaaaataaattgtctCTGCGTTATTGTGGACGAGGGCCTCGGCCTTGTTGGAAGTCACTGATAGCCCTACAGTATCCTCAGTGCTGCATCACAATGGGTGTAAAGGGGTCTAATGATGGGGATCCGCCTGGCTTAACAGGCTCTCATTCAGATGGCCATTGTCAGAAGGCCGGAGACAATAGGCAGAGGAATAACAATGGTGTACACAAGCAGCCCAGGCCATCCCCGCTCTGCTGCAATTAGCGTCATATGGAGGGACCAAGAGGCTGGGTTACATTCCTTTACTCTCACTACCAGCCTCCTGATCCCATCACACACGAGCTCATCAGCCCTAACAAAGGGTCTTGACTACTTTATTACCACCCCCATGCTAAACAGCTGTcaccctcccccccacacacaaacactcaaaccTATACCCCTCAATTGATGTTTTCACACCTTTTGGGTtgtaggtgttttttttctggagtgGTTATGGTGAGCTCAGTTGGTGGTTCCCATTCCTGAACTGAaaattgaacttttttttttcgtaaCTATAGATTGAAACAAATGTGAAATGGTGGTATACTGCTTAAAATGTCAACTGAACAACATGTTGAGAAGCCAGCTCTCTGTTGCCCTCTATGCTGTAACTCATTTTAGGAAAACGTATTTACTCATCAAAGTATTTGTCGAGAGATGAGCACTTGATTGTGAACCGGCGTTTTTCCACTACATTAAAATAGAATTCCACTATTATCATTTAATGTCGTGATTAAAGCtgtgaaaacacagaaagtcTCGGTAAATAGTCAAACCAATGAATAGCTCTCTGGGATCTAAAATGAACACATTGGgtaataactttaaaataagTGCATTTCAATTGTGGCAACCATCCCAATGTGTCCAAGAATGGGCTCCAGCCTGGACGGACAGagtgatggatggattgattgattgattgattgattggttggttggttgattgatggatggatgaattgatggatggattaatggatggatggattttctAACCACCTCTGTGCCCAGAATTGCATCAAAACAACTTTTTTCATTATGGCCAAAACTACGGAAAAAATACCTatattgtaaataaaaagtgtaactTTTACTTAAAGCAAATGATTGCATGGCATTGGCTGCAAATGCTTGGAATAACCTTTGTTGAATTCTTCCAGGCAGGTGACCCATTGCAGCTGTGCcaacaataaagtaaaacagTAACGTTGCTCATATATTGCCAAAAAGACTCAGGGAGAAAGTTGGAATGGGTGGTGGGTATGCTCGGTGCCTTCAACATCATAGACTTCATTCCCATGTCCCATCTCCTGAGAGAGGGTTGAATTCCCTTACAGTGTCCGCACCTATTGATGAGACGATGTTTTGGCCATCACCAAGCGTCCCAGGTGTCCCTCTCCTACCAACtggcagtttattttttaaacttcatTTGGACCAAGTAGTTAAGTTTTAAACTTAACCAGAGCTCAATTATAGATATGCCATTCAGACAGGGTAGTCCTGTTTGAATGGCAATGGACAGAGCAGATGTCAACAGACTTTGGGGCCTAGAGAACGGACAGGTCTCCAGGGCAGGGCCAACGGGGGCCCATGACCTGGTGAAagcagtggggggaggggggacttTTGGGCCCACTGGGCAACTCGACACACTAACTCTCCTTCAATTCTTTAGCAATTATGCTGTCATCAAGCAATTTGTTCTAAATAAGGGCCACGCTGCTTCAATCAAACCAACACCAATTCCTTTTCCAGCATGATGCTTGAGGCGTCATTAGGAGAAGAAGGACAGAAAGGGTCTGTTCCCGTGCGTGTCGATGCACGtgagtgtatgcatgtatgcccATTATGTCTGTGAGAAATTTTGAGAGTgggcgtctgtgtgtgtgtttgtgtgctgtgtgtgggCATGTCTCCCCTTATTTCCAGTCCATTGAGGGGCGGTGCTGTTGCCTGCTCTCGGCTCGCCCTGGTTTTGGTCCAACAGAACAGAATGcgtggagggaaggagggaggcgaTGGGAGAAAGCAGAAAAGAGGAGGCGGGGGTCCGCTCGGAGGGGGCTGTTTGTCACTGGGAATCGGCTCAGGGTGGTTCACATCATATGGCCATTGATGGCCGCCCCTCCCCTGTTGTAAAACAAGCTCCTGTGGGCCTGCCTGAACACTGGGGGCATTGTGTCCCACCCTCGCAGGACACATACCACCCAAAGTGCTGCTCCCCCCACCGCCGTGCACCCACAGCACGTCTCCCCCTCTGTCCCATCTTTTCCCCAGGTGAGTCTGATGCTAACCTCAAGTAGCAGGTCAATTGGCGCGAAAACAAATGTGAGGACGAGGGGGACTGAGACCATTTTGAGAGCGGCAGGTAACTGCTAACGAGGCCGGGgctga from Cyclopterus lumpus isolate fCycLum1 chromosome 21, fCycLum1.pri, whole genome shotgun sequence encodes:
- the olig2 gene encoding oligodendrocyte transcription factor 2 codes for the protein MDSDTSRVSSRPSSPEVDDIFLATLKKSVHGFSSAVSSTQSDHLSELASLHGLHGLSEEDEESLALRLSKKDHKLLSENELQTIRLKINSRERKRMHDLNVAMDGLREVMPYAHGPSVRKLSKIATLLLARNYILMLSNSLEEMKRLVSEIYGSGGHHGGFHPAACGTMTHAGPVPGHPVVSHASHPVVHHPLLPPAVSSASLSAPGISAVTSVRAHHGLLKAPGAGAGPLGSSFQHWGVGTGMPCPCSMCQVPPPHVTSMPVPMPRLASDPK